AACGTGTTCTGCACGTTGAATACAGGGGTAGCGAGGTCGGTGGTGAAGTTGTTCTGGCCGCTCAGGTTTCCGAGCGCAAAGCCCTCGAAACCGTTCGAGTCATACAGAACCACAGCTTGCGAAGCTGCAACAGCGCTAGTAAGCACTGCCAGTGCGATAAGCTTTTTCATTTTTTGGATACTCCTTTAGAACAATCATCCCTGCTCGCAAAGTGAGCAAGATGTAGACACTATACGCCATTCCCGTGCCGTTGGCAAGGGGGAAGCGCAGAACAAGCAAAAATGCCATGCAAATTCAATGGTATGCGCATGAAAACGCCCCAGTTATGCACTCATAACTGGGGCGTAGCTATCGGGGCGAGGAGTTATCGAATCCGACGAACTGCGTTGATCACGTCGTTTTCGTCCGGAATGCACTCGAGTTCGAGCACCCGCGAGTAGGGCATCGGGACGTTGAGTCCACCCACCCGTCCAACTGGAGCATCGAGATGGTCGAAGCAGTCCTCGGCGATCCGGGCAGCGATTTCAGAGCCGAATCCGCCGCTCTTCCAGTCTTCGTAGACCACGACCGCACGGTGGGTCTTACGGACCGACTCGTAGATCGTCTCGGTGTCGAGCGGGAGCAGGGAACGCACGTCGATGACTTCAACGCTCAAGCCGTCCTTCTCCAGTTCCTCCGCAGCCTTCTCGCAGACCTGAACCATGCGGCTGTACGCGATGAGCGAGAGGTCCTTGCCCTCGCGTGCCACGCGCGCCTTGCCAAATGGGATCACAAACTCGGGGTCCATGCTTACTTCGCCCTTCACAGTGTACAGGCCCGGGTTCTCCGTGAAGATGACCGGGTTGTCGTCGCGGATCGATGCGCGGAGCAGACCCTGTGCGCACATCGGGGTGGCAGGGGCCACGACTTTCAGTCCGGGGCAGTGGGCGTACCAACCCTCCATCGAGTGGCTGTGCTGAGCGGAGAGTTGCTTCGCGGCCCCACCGGGCCCGCGTACCACGAGCGGTACCTTCGCCTGACCACCGGTCATGTAGTGGACCTTGGCGGCGTGGTTCATGATTTGATCGAGCGCGAGGATCGAAAACGACATGGTCATCATCTCGACGATTGGTCTAAGGCCCATCATCGCTGCGCCGATGGCGATGCCGACGATGCCGGGCTCGCTGATCGGAGTGTCGAGGACGCGGCTCTCGCGAAACTTGTCGAAAAGTCCGGCGGTGACTCGAAAAGTCCCTTGGTACCGCCCAATGTCTTCACCCATCAAGAAGACCTCGGGATTGGCCTCCATCTCTTGAATCATGGTCTGGCGTACCGCATCGCGGTACGTGATCACATTGCTGGATTCAATCGTGAGTGACATCTTAGTGGCCCTTCTCCGGTTCCATGTCGCAGTAGACGTGGTCGTACACTTCGCTCGGGTCGGGATGCGGTGAAGCGTCCGCCTGCTCGTAGATGCTCTCGACGCTCGCTTCGAGTTCTTCGTCGATCGCCTCCATCTTCTCGCGCGTCATGATGTTGTTCTCTTCCATGTAGATCTCCAATCGTCGGATTGGATCGCGCTTCATGTTCTCGTCCTCTTCCGCCTTGGTGCGGTAAAGCTGGCGATCGTTGTCAGCGGCCCCGTGCCCGGCAAATCGGTAGTTCATGACTTCGACGAGGTACGGCTTCTGCTCCTTGCGGACATAGTCCACGATGCGGGTGGCGTCGTTCAGGACCTGGAAAAGGTCCATGCCGTCGACGCGCTCGTGCTGAATGCCGAACGGGAAGCCGCGCTTGTGCAGCTCAGTGTCGGCAGCGTGATACTCCAGCCGAGTGCCCATGGCGAACTCGTTGTTCTCGATGATGAAAATGATTGGAAGATCCCAAAGTGCAGCCATGTTCATCGTTTCGAAGAACACGCCCGCATTTGAGGCGCCGTCACCTAGGAAACAAAGGGTGACCCGGTCTTCCTGGCGGTACTTTGCCGCGAAAGCGAGACCCGCTCCGAGGGGGATGTGCCCACCGACGATGCCCCAGCCGCCATAGAAATGGCGCTCAATATCGTATAGATGCATCGAGCCGCCCTTGCCGTGGCTGAGTCCGTCCTTGCGGCCCATGATTTCTGCCATGACCTTGACCGGATCCGTCCCCAGCAGAATCGGCTGAGCGTGGTCGCGGTAGGCGGTGATGACGGTGTCATAACCCTTGCGGATGGCGGTCATCCAGCCGATCGCAGTGGCTTCCATGCCGATGTAAACGTGTAGGTAGCCGCCAGCTTTGCCCATGCGATAGACCTGGTTACACTTCTCTTCGAAGTGCCGGATGAAGACCATGTCTCGGTAGTGCTGCTGGATTTCGGCGGGAGTGAGCTTAGGTGCGAGATTCGCTTGTTTGGCCACTGGTGGCGTCTCCTGTCGTGAGGGAATTTTTCTCAAGTTTCTGAGCCACGACACGCTGCGCCTTTGAAGCGATCACGAGGCAACTCTGCTATTTTACCAATGCTACGAGGTGGGGCGGTAGTTTGTTGTTGCAAGTTTCCTGCCCACTCTGTTCATTCCATACCTGTGACAAAATAGGGGAGTGAGAGTTTGGCCCATCGTTGTAGGACTGGGATTCGCATTCACGATGTGCGTCTTGTCCGCGATCTTGCTTTCCGCGCCGAAGCCTGCGCTTTCCAACTTCCAGCCGGTGCAGGAGCCACGTCACCCAGTGACCGAGGCAATGCTGAGCTCGGCGGCCCAGAAGGCGAAGAGCCCCGCGCCCGATTTCAGCCTCCCGGACGCGAAAGGGAACACCTTTCGACTCGGCGACTTCTCGAAGCAGATGCCCGTCGTGATCGTAAGCACGCTCACTGACTGCCCCTGTACGATGGAGTCGCAACCCATCTGGAACACATTCGCCAAGGGGCTTCAAGGGAAGGTCCAGTTTTTCGGCCTGGCTCGCAACTCTGCGGCGGAGATCTCGGAGTTTTCGACTAACTTCGAGGTGCCCTACCCGATCCTCATCGACGCCAATAAAGAGATCATCAAGGAGCTGAACGTCCCCAATTCGGTGTACGTGGTGATTGTGAGTCAGGACGGGAAGATCTACAAGATTTGGCCCGGCTACAGCAAGGCGATGGTTCAGGAAATGAACGAAATCCTCTCGAAGCTGGCGAGCACGAAAGAGGTCGCACTGAAGATCTCAGAGGTTCCCGACAAGCTGGCCAGCGGCTGTACGCTCTGATCGA
The Chthonomonas sp. DNA segment above includes these coding regions:
- a CDS encoding alpha-ketoacid dehydrogenase subunit beta → MSLTIESSNVITYRDAVRQTMIQEMEANPEVFLMGEDIGRYQGTFRVTAGLFDKFRESRVLDTPISEPGIVGIAIGAAMMGLRPIVEMMTMSFSILALDQIMNHAAKVHYMTGGQAKVPLVVRGPGGAAKQLSAQHSHSMEGWYAHCPGLKVVAPATPMCAQGLLRASIRDDNPVIFTENPGLYTVKGEVSMDPEFVIPFGKARVAREGKDLSLIAYSRMVQVCEKAAEELEKDGLSVEVIDVRSLLPLDTETIYESVRKTHRAVVVYEDWKSGGFGSEIAARIAEDCFDHLDAPVGRVGGLNVPMPYSRVLELECIPDENDVINAVRRIR
- the pdhA gene encoding pyruvate dehydrogenase (acetyl-transferring) E1 component subunit alpha, translating into MAKQANLAPKLTPAEIQQHYRDMVFIRHFEEKCNQVYRMGKAGGYLHVYIGMEATAIGWMTAIRKGYDTVITAYRDHAQPILLGTDPVKVMAEIMGRKDGLSHGKGGSMHLYDIERHFYGGWGIVGGHIPLGAGLAFAAKYRQEDRVTLCFLGDGASNAGVFFETMNMAALWDLPIIFIIENNEFAMGTRLEYHAADTELHKRGFPFGIQHERVDGMDLFQVLNDATRIVDYVRKEQKPYLVEVMNYRFAGHGAADNDRQLYRTKAEEDENMKRDPIRRLEIYMEENNIMTREKMEAIDEELEASVESIYEQADASPHPDPSEVYDHVYCDMEPEKGH
- a CDS encoding redoxin family protein, translating into MRVWPIVVGLGFAFTMCVLSAILLSAPKPALSNFQPVQEPRHPVTEAMLSSAAQKAKSPAPDFSLPDAKGNTFRLGDFSKQMPVVIVSTLTDCPCTMESQPIWNTFAKGLQGKVQFFGLARNSAAEISEFSTNFEVPYPILIDANKEIIKELNVPNSVYVVIVSQDGKIYKIWPGYSKAMVQEMNEILSKLASTKEVALKISEVPDKLASGCTL